In Canis lupus familiaris isolate Mischka breed German Shepherd chromosome 5, alternate assembly UU_Cfam_GSD_1.0, whole genome shotgun sequence, a genomic segment contains:
- the SPATA2L gene encoding spermatogenesis-associated protein 2-like protein — MGSSSLSEDYRLCLERELRRGRAGVCGDPSLRAVLWQILVEDFDLHGALQDDALALLSDGLWGRADLAPALRGLARAFELLELAAVHLYLLPWRKEFTTIKTFSGGYVHVLKGALSEDLLIQSFQKMGYVPRDNHRLMMAALPPACQLVQVALGCFALRLECEILGEVLAQLGTSVLPAEELLQARRASADVASCVAWLQQRLAREEEPPPLPPRGSPTVYQTQLDLYRDLQEDEGSEEASLYGGPSPGPDSPPPELACQPLLWEQSAKLWGARGGAWEPLGEAEVLPQASSPPYGAMEEELELEREPSAFSFLSLRRELLSQPGAAAVTKAPGSPGRASPQLVHGPSPQALGYQAHSCLAPGALPALCCDTCRQLHAAHCGSLPTCRPGHALRALLSDTQRRLWLQRAQVDSLLYDGTGAQP; from the exons ATGGGCAGCAGCTCGCTGTCCGAGGACTACCGTCTGTGCCTGGAGCGCGAGCTGCGGCGTGGGCGCGCGGGCGTGTGCGGGGACCCGTCGCTGCGCGCGGTGCTGTGGCAGATCCTGGTGGAGGACTTCGACCTGCACGGGGCACTGCAGGACGACGCGCTGGCGCTGCTCTCCGACGGGCTGTGGGGCCGCGCCGACCTGGCCCCCGCGCTGCGCGGCCTGGCCCGCGCCTTCGAGCTGCTGGAGCTGGCCGCTGTGCATCTGTACCTGTTGCCCTGGAGGAAGGAGTTCACCACCATCAAG ACCTTTTCAGGAGGCTATGTGCACGTGCTGAAGGGTGCCCTCTCAGAGGACCTCCTCATACAGAGCTTCCAGAAGATGGGTTATGTGCCCAGGGACAACCACCGCCTGATGATGGCTGCCCTACCACCTGCCTGCCAACTGGTTCAAGTGGCTCTGGGCTGCTTTGCCCTTCGGCTGGAGTGTGAGATCCTGGGCGAGGTGCTCGCACAGCTGGGCACCAGCGTGCTGCCAGCTGAGGAGCTGCTGCAGGCACGGCGGGCCAGCGCAGATGTGGCCTCCTGTGTGGCCTGGCTGCAGCAGCGGCTGGCCCGGGAAGAAGAGCCACCGCCTCTGCCCCCTCGGGGCTCCCCCACGGTCTACCAGACCCAGCTGGACCTATACCGGGACCTGCAGGAGGATGAGGGCTCAGAGGAGGCCAGCCTGTACGGCgggccctccccaggccccgaTTCACCACCCCCGGAGCTGGCCTGCCAACCTCTGCTCTGGGAACAGAGCGCCAAACTGTGGGGTgccaggggcggggcctgggagcctCTGGGGGAGGCTGAGGTGCTGCCGCAGGCCAGCAGCCCACCCTATGGGGCcatggaggaggagctggagctggagcggGAGCCTTCcgccttctccttcctctccttgcgACGAGAGCTGCTAAGTCAGCCTGGAGCTGCAGCTGTTACCAAAGCCCCAGGAAGCCCTGGGCGGGCCAGCCCCCAGCTGGTGCAtgggcccagcccccaggccctaGGCTACCAGGCACACAGCTGCCTAGCTCCGggtgccctgcctgccctctgctGTGACACCTGTCGCCAGCTGCACGCTGCTCATTGTGGCAGCCTGCCCACCTGCCGTCCAGGCCACGCGCTTCGTGCACTGCTCAGTGATACACAACGGCGCCTTTGGCTACAGCGTGCACAGGTGGACTCCTTGCTCTATGACGGGACCGGGGCCCAACCTTAG